Part of the Oryzomonas sagensis genome, ATGGAGAAATATCTGGGCGGCGCCGAGCTGACCGAAGCCGAGATCAAGGACGCCATCCGTTCCTGCACCATCAATATCCAGATCTGCCCGGTCATCTGTGGCTCATCTTTCAAGAATAAGGGCGTGCAGAACCTGCTTGACGCGGTTGTGGACTACATGCCGTCTCCGCTTGATATTCCTGCCATCAGGGGCGTCGATGTGGACAGCGGTGAAGAGGTCGAGCGCAAGGCTGCGGACGGCGAGCCGTTTTCCGCCCTGGGCTTCAAGATCATGACCGACCCCTTCGTCGGCCAGCTGACCTTCTTCCGCGTTTACTCCGGCGTGGTTACCGCTGGATCGTACATCTACAACTCGACCAAAGGCAAGAAGGAGCGCCTCGGCCGTATCCTGAAGATGCATGCCAACAAGCGTGAAGAGATCAAAGAGGTCTATGCCGGCGATATCGCCGCCGCAGTCGGCCTGAAATATACGACTACCGGTGACACCCTCTGCAATGAGGACAAACAGGTTATTCTTGAGTCCATCGAGTTCCCTGAGCCGGTTATCTCCATCGCCATTGAGCCCAAGACCAAGGCCGATCAGGAAAAGCTGGGCGTCAGTCTTGCCAAGCTCGCCAGCGAAGACCCTTCCTTCCGTGTCAAAACCGACGAGGAAACCGGTCAGACCATCATCTCCGGTATGGGCGAGTTGCATCTTGAGATCATCGTCGATCGCCTGATGCGTGAGTTCAAGGTCGAGGCCAACGTGGGCAAGCCCCAGGTTGCCTACCGTGAAACCATCACCAAGAAGGTCAAGGTCCAGGGCAAGTTTGTTCGCCAGTCCGGCGGCCGCGGTCAGTACGGCGATGTCTGGCTGGAAATCGAGCCCCAGGAAGCGGGCAAGGGTTTTGAGTTCGTCGATGCCATCAAGGGCGGTGTCGTGCCCCGTGAATACATCCCTGCCGTTGGCAAGGGCGTTTTAGAGGCAACCGATAACGGTGTCCTCGCCGGTTTCCCGGTCGTGGATGTGAAGATCACTTTGATCGATGGTTCCTACCATGAGGTCGACTCCTCGGAAATGGCTTTTAAGATCGCCGGTTCCATGGGTTTCAAAGAGGGCTGCGCCAAGGCTGGTCCCATCATTCTTGAGCCGATCATGTCGGTAGAGGTCGTTGTCCCCGAAGAGTACATGGGTGATGTTATCGGCGACCTCAACTCCAAGCGCGGACGCATCATGGGTATGGACTCCCGTGCCGGCGCCCAGGTCGTAACCGCCATGGTGCCGCTGGCATCCATGTTCGGCTACTCCACGGACCTGCGCTCCGCCACCCAGGGACGCGCCACCTACACCATGACATTCGATCATTACGAACCGGTGCCTAAGTCGGTTGCAGACGATATAGTTGCAAAAGTAAAAGGTTAATCAAGTTAACAACACTTTTTGAGGAGGGCCTGTTATCATGGCGAAGGCTAAATTCGAGCGTAACAAACCGCATGTAAACATCGGCACGATAGGTCACGTTGACCACGGCAAGACCACGTTGACCGCCGCCATCACGAAGGTATTGGCCG contains:
- a CDS encoding GTP-binding protein — protein: MAKAKFERNKPHVNIGTIGHVDHGKTTLTAAITKVLA
- the fusA gene encoding elongation factor G — protein: MPRLSPLENYRNIGIMAHIDAGKTTTTERILYYTGVSHKIGEVHEGTATMDWMEQEQERGITITSAATTCAWKDCHINIIDTPGHVDFTIEVERSLRVLDGAVAVFCSVGGVEPQSETVWRQADKYHVPRIAFINKMDRVGADFFRGVQMIKDRLKANPIPIQIPVGKEENFKGVIDLVTMKAIIWEEEALGAKFHEEEIPAELLEEAKEYREKMIEEISSHDDVLMEKYLGGAELTEAEIKDAIRSCTINIQICPVICGSSFKNKGVQNLLDAVVDYMPSPLDIPAIRGVDVDSGEEVERKAADGEPFSALGFKIMTDPFVGQLTFFRVYSGVVTAGSYIYNSTKGKKERLGRILKMHANKREEIKEVYAGDIAAAVGLKYTTTGDTLCNEDKQVILESIEFPEPVISIAIEPKTKADQEKLGVSLAKLASEDPSFRVKTDEETGQTIISGMGELHLEIIVDRLMREFKVEANVGKPQVAYRETITKKVKVQGKFVRQSGGRGQYGDVWLEIEPQEAGKGFEFVDAIKGGVVPREYIPAVGKGVLEATDNGVLAGFPVVDVKITLIDGSYHEVDSSEMAFKIAGSMGFKEGCAKAGPIILEPIMSVEVVVPEEYMGDVIGDLNSKRGRIMGMDSRAGAQVVTAMVPLASMFGYSTDLRSATQGRATYTMTFDHYEPVPKSVADDIVAKVKG